One Candidatus Binatia bacterium DNA window includes the following coding sequences:
- a CDS encoding carboxymuconolactone decarboxylase family protein, with translation MGVPPQLADLNIFRALLHRPRVAKAIHELLYSQFFGGALDGRWRELVIMRIGWVTGSNYEWTQHWTVAQVLFGCSSDDLLAVRDWRSSKRFGEADRAVLAATDETLESGTLSAETWALCLEHLGSADACVELVTAIATWRLISQIARSLEIPLEDGVASWPPDGVASPAMRRD, from the coding sequence ATGGGTGTTCCGCCGCAGCTGGCCGACCTGAACATCTTCCGCGCGCTGCTGCACCGGCCTCGGGTGGCCAAGGCAATCCACGAGCTCCTCTACTCGCAGTTTTTCGGGGGAGCGCTCGACGGGCGCTGGCGCGAGCTCGTCATCATGCGCATCGGCTGGGTGACCGGCTCCAACTATGAATGGACCCAGCACTGGACGGTTGCCCAAGTGCTCTTTGGCTGCAGCTCGGATGACCTGCTGGCGGTACGCGACTGGCGAAGCTCGAAGCGCTTCGGCGAGGCGGATCGGGCGGTGCTCGCGGCCACCGACGAAACCCTCGAGTCGGGCACCCTTTCGGCGGAGACCTGGGCGCTCTGCCTCGAACACTTGGGCAGCGCCGACGCGTGCGTGGAGCTGGTCACGGCGATCGCGACCTGGCGCCTCATATCGCAGATTGCTCGCAGCCTGGAGATCCCCCTCGAGGATGGGGTCGCTTCTTGGCCTCCCGACGGGGTCGCTTCGCCGGCGATGCGCCGAGACTAA